GGCCAGAAGCGAAGAGTCCTCTTGGCGCGCGCCTTGGCCTCCGAGCCCACCCTGTTGTTGCTGGACGAACCCACCAACCACCTGGACATCGATTCCATCGCGTGGATGGAAGACGTCCTCCTTTCCAGCGGCGTGGCCCTGCTGTTCGTCACCCACGACCGCGCCTTCCTGCGGCGGCTTTCCACCCGCATCCTGGAATTGGATCGCGGGCGCATGTACGACTGGGCCTGCGATTGGGACACCTTCCTCTCGCGCAAGCAGGCCATGCTGGAGGCGGAAGAGAAGAACTGGTCGGATTTCGACAAGAAGATGGCGCAGGAAGAAGTGTGGGCGAGAAAAAGCCCCAAGGCCCGCGTGGCGCGCAACGAGGGCCGCGTGCGCGCCCTGCAGAAGATGCGCGACGAACGCTCCGCACGCCGCGTGCGCCAGGGCGCCGTGCAGATGCAGATCGCCGAGGCCGAACGCTCCGGACGCAAGGTCCTGGAGGCCAAGGATGTCAGTTTCTGGTGGGGGGATCGCCCGCTTCTGAAGAACATCGACACCATCGTCACGCGCGGCGAGAAGGTGGCGATCCTGGGTCCCAACGGATCTGGAAAGACCACCCTGTTGCGCGTTCTTCTGGGCGAGCTCGCCCCGAGGAGCGGATCGATCGTGACCGGAACCAATCTGGAAATCCTCTACTTCGACCAGATGCGTTCGCAGATCGACCCCGAGGCCACGGTGCGCGACAACATCGCCGAAGGCCGCGAATCGGTCACCATCGGCGGCGTGCAGCGCCACGTGGTGACGTACCTGCAGGATTTCCTGTTCTCCCGCGAGACGGCCATGCAGAAGGCCGGATCCCTTTCCGGAGGCGAACGCAACCGTCTGCTGCTCGCCCGATTGTTCACGAGATCAGCCAACGTGCTGGTGCTGGACGAGCCCACCAACGACCTGGACATGGAAACGCTGGACCTGCTGGAAAGCCTTCTGGTGGAGTTCGACGGCACGGTCCTGCTGGTGAGCCACGACCGCGAATTCCTCGACAACGTCGCCACCTCCGTCTTGGCCATCGCCGAAGACGGCCAGGTGACCGAACACGTGGGGGGATGGTCGGACTGGCGACGGGAAATGAACCAGCGCCAGGCGCAGGAAGCGGCCGCGCAGACCCGCAAGCAGCCGGCGGCGGAAATCGCCGCGCCTTCCGCCCAGCCGAATCCCTCGGCGCGGAAATTGTCCTACAAGGAGACCCGCGAGCTGGAATCCCTGCCGGGCCTCATCGAAAAGCTGGAATCGGAGCAGGCCGCCCTGGGCGAGGCGATGGCGGATCCCGCTTTCTACCGCAAACCGGCGGACGAGATCGCCAAGACCAACGCGCGGCTGGCCCAGCTGGAAACGGAAATCGCCTTCGCCTACACGCGCTGGGAAGAACTGGGCGGCTAGCCTTCTAGTAGAGGATCCGGGCCGGCGTCGTTTTCTGTCCAACCGCCCCTTGGCCGAGTTCGCCTTCGGCGTTGGCACCCATGCCGACCGGCTCTCCCGATGTCCTGACCAGGATGGAATGCTCCCAGCCGGCGGCGGCTTTGAGATCGTCTCCGACCAGCCACTGGAACCCGGACGACCCCGACTGCGCGCCAAGCCCGATCTGGCCCTGCAGATTGGAGCCGGCCACCTTGAGATGCCCGCCGTTCATGAGCACGAGCACGTGGGAAGCTCCTCCTCCCGCCCAGGCGCCATCCCCCCCCGGGTACAAGTCGATCGGAGCGGCAACGATCGGACCAGCCGCCCCGGAAAGCTGTCCGTGGTCGTTCGCTCCCAGACCCAGGATTTTCCGACCTTCGGCTCTGCGGTAGAGCGTCACCGCGCCCATGCTGGAGTAGACCGCATCGGCCAGGCTGTCCACCTTGCGCCAGCCAAGGTTGTCCTTCTGGGAAAGAAGTCCGAGCTGACCCGAAGCATTGCTTCCGACCGCCCAGACATTTCCCGACGAATCCAGCCGGACCGCATGGGACCAGCCCGCGCCGATCGCGGCCGTGCGGGCTCCGGCCGCCGACAGGCTGCTGCGGGGCACGCTGTCGCCGGTTCCCAGCTGGCCGCTTTCGTTGGCGCCCACCGACCACAACTTCCCGGTATCGTCCAGCACCAGGAAGAAATCCTTGCCTGCGGCGATGTCGACGGATCTTGTCGACACCTGGACCAGGTCGCGCCCGAGAACCGGCCCGTTCCAGGCGGCCAGAGGCCCCTCGCCGGCACCCACGACATCGCCGTTGGCCAGGAGCATCAAGGTGAAGTCCTCTCCGGCCACCACCTTCTTCACTCCCTTGCGCACGTAGACCGGCGAAAGGATCGGCGTCGCCGACCTCGATCCCCTGCCGAGCTGGCCGACATCGTTGCGGCCGGAAGCGAACAAGGAATCGTTTCGCAGGAAGAACGAAGTAAAAACCCCGGCGAAGACATTTTCCGTCAATGGCGCCTGGCGAATGGCGATCGACGACTCGGCCTTGCCGGGCCAGGATCGGGCGTACCAGGTTCCCGCGGCGTCGAGCATGGCCGGTCCGTCGGTTCGCGTCCAGGTGGTCCGATCCTTGGAGATCTCGATGCTGTCGCATCCTCCCACGCACATGAGCGTATCCGGGATCGGCTGGTAGTAGATGAGGGAATCGGCATGATGGACGGGCGGCAAGGCGTCGCGGATCGCCACCAGCTGGGCGACGGACTTGTTGCGGGCACTGTCGCGCAAGGTCAGTTGCAGGGTGTTGGTACCCGCCAGCAGCAGATGGGTCGACTTGACCGTGTCGCCCGATCGCGTGAAGGACAGGGAATTGGAGGAGACCGATTCCACCCCGTCGTTGTCGGTCACGATCCAGGCGACCGTGACCAAGCTGTCCTTGTTGGCCATGCGGAGCGTGTCGCTGCCCAACCGCCGAACCTCGGGCGGTTGGGTGTCGGCCAGACGTTCGATCGACACGCTGTCCGAATGGACGTTCCCCACGTTGTCGGTCAATTCGATGCGATACCAGGTGGAGCCGACCACGGGACGGACGCTCGTCGAACAGATCCCTCCGGCAAGCACGGGGATGGTCGTCCGCGCGATGTTGCAGGTCTTCACCATGTCGTTGTCGGAAACCTTCCAGCCGATCGAAACCCTGGTCGAATCGAACGCCACGCTCCGGGCCCCCAGACCGGGCATCGGCACGGCGACGGGAGGCTGCTTGTCCTTGTCTCGCAGAATGCGGATGGTGTCGAAGATCGTGTTTTCCGTGCTGTCCATCGCCTGCAGGAAGGCATCGTTGCTCCCCACGATCAGATCCAGATCCGCTTTGCAGACCCAGCCGCCTCCGGGGAGAACCTGGAGGTGTTCCACGCCGCCGATCTTGCACGACACCATGCGATGGTTGTCGTCGAGGCTCCACCCCACGACCACCCGGGACGAATCGAACGCCACGTTGCGGGCCCCCAGTCCGGCCAGAGGCTTGGCGGTGGGAAACGCGCCATCCTTCCGCCGCTCGATGCGGATGGTGTCGCGAATCCAGTTCCCCGCGCTGTCCTGGAGCAACATTGTCGCCAAATTCTGTCCGACCGCCAGGACCAGCTCCGTTCGGCAGACCCATCCCCCTCCCGGTGCGGATTGCAGGCGATCCGTCCCGTCGATCTTGCAAAAGGCCAGGCCGTAGCTGTCGGCCACATCCCAACCCACGGACACTCGCGTCGAATCGAAGGAGACCGCTCGCGAGCCCATCCCCGCCAAGGGTCTGGCGGTGGGCGAGGCGGCATCCTTCAGGCGCTCGATGCGGATGGTGTCCAATGTGGTGTTTCCAAAGCTGTCCCGGACCACCAGTGGCGCGATGTTCATGCCCACGGCCAGGTTCAGCACGGCTTGGCAGATCCAGCCGCCCGCGGGGTCGGATTGGATACGATCCGCCTCGCCGATCTTGCAGGAGGCCAGCTTGTGGTTGTCCGATACGCGCCAGAGCACGGAAGCCCGCACGGAATCGAAGGGAACCGTCCGCTTGGCCGAGTCCGGAACGCGAATGGCCGTCGGCGGGATCGCATCGGGCCTGCGGAAAACCCGGAGGGTGTCGGAGTTGAAATTCCCCGCGCTGTCACGAGCCTTCAAGACAGCTCTGTTGACGCCGAGGCCAAGTTTCATCCGGTACTGGTAGAAGCCTGTCGGATCGAGGGGGACCGAAGCCGCGTTGATCCAGATCGAATCCAGACCGGATCGGTCGGACACCGACCACCGCACATCGACGCTGGTCATCTTCCACTCCACGGAGTCATCGTAGATCGGCCGCTTGATGGTCGGTGGAATGCTGTCCCGAGCCACCACGACATGGGGCCGCGGCAGGATCTTGAACGCCGCGCGCGACTCCAACGAATACCGTCCCTTCCGGTCCCGCAAGCGCACCACCAGGGTGTCCACTCCAATGGCGGTGTTGGCGCCCACCTTCAACTGGATCCCCTTGGCGAGGTCCCAGGAAGTGTCCTGCGCGCCCGGAGTCGAGAGGATCGCCACGGAAATGCTGTCGGCGGAAAAATTCCTCAGACGCACCGTTGCCTGCGCCTCGATATCCAGCCCCGCCGCCCAAGCGAACACACCGGAGGGCCGGGAAGAATCGCCTTGGAGGACGTCGGTTTGCGCCAACGCCGCGCGCACGCGCAACGGCGACTGGAACAGGCCCCCGGTATCCGAAGACGAAATCCGTCCCGACTTCACCAGAGCCTCGACGCCGCGCCGCAGCGAGACGGAATCCGTCGAAAGGCTCCAGGAACCCAGGACCCGGAACATCGGCCAACCGCTTTTGCAGGCGGCCACCCAGGTATCCGCACGAGCGGAGTCCGGATCGATCCCGGCGGGGATCCGCGCGGGGAACGGGCGGAACACGGAATCGCCCGCCAGGAGCCGGCTGGCCAGGAATCTCCTCAGACCCATGGACGTGGCAGGTTCGGCATTCAGGGGAAGGGCGTCGCGATGCCTCCAGAACTCGCCCAGCAAGGTCGCGCCCAGACTGTCCCACTGCTCCCGCTTTTGCAGGAGCTGCCCGGATTCGTCGGACCTTACGCACCAAACGGCCTTCTGTCGGACCCCCATCCGCCACCATTCCAACTTCAAGGTGTCCTGATCCAACGGCAAGCGGAGATCCAGATCGATGCGTGCGCTGGACTCCTCGCGGACCAACCGCGCCACCCCGTCTTCCCAAGGCCCGCTCCACGACACGCTGTCCGGGAAGCTCGCGCTGTCCGGGGCGGCTCGCAGGCTCCAGGTCTTGATCGTGCAATCCGGCTGGTAGATGTTCTCGCAGGAAAGCAGCCCAACCAGCCCTGCGAACAGGACTCCCGCGATGGACACGACCCTTTTGGTTGGCGCTAATTTCAAATCCGTGACGACTCCGGATCTAGGAAGGTCCCGAAGGTAGTTCCCTGGATGCTACCACCATGGATCCGGCTTGCGCTAGGCGGAAAGATCCAGCATCCGTTGCAGTGCCACCGTGGCCCAGTGGCGAGTTTCCGAATCCACCGCCACCTGGTTGACCACCACCCCGGCTTGGAGATTTTCCAGTACCCAACACAAATGCCACGGATCGATCCGGAACATGGTGCTGCACAGGCACTGCACCTGCGAGAGGGGGACGATGTCCTTGTCCGGGTGCATCTTGGCCAAGCGCTGGACCAGATTCACTTCGGTTCCCACCGCCCACTTGCTCCCTGCCGGGGCGGCGGCCAAGGTGTTGAGGATGAACGAGGTGGATCCAGCAAGGTCCGCCGCTTGCACCACATCGAACACGCATTCCGGATGCACCAGCACCTTCCGATCGGGATCGGTGGCGCGCCAATGGTCCACATCCGACTTGTGCATGCGGGTGTGGACGGAGCAGTGCCCCTTCCAGAGAATGACCTTCGCCTTCCGATAGGCCTCCAGGCCTGCGCCGCCGTCGTGCACACGCGGATCCCACAAGGGCATCTGGTCCAACGTCACACCCAGCTTGAAAGACGTGTTGCGTCCCAAATGCTGGTCGGGCGCGAACAGCACCACCTTGCCTTGAGCCAACGCCCAGCTCACGACTTGAGCGGCATTGGAGCTGGTGCAGACCACGCCGCCGTGACGCCCCACCACGCGCTTGACCGCCGCGGAAGAATTGACGTAGGTGACGGGCAGAATCGAAAGCCCCAAATCCCCTTCCAAAAGCTCCAGCGCGGATTCCAGCTCTTCATGCGTGGCCATGTCGGCCATGGAGCAGCCCGCCGCCAGGTCGGGCAGGATCACTTTCTGCTGGGGGGAGGTCAGCATGTCGGCGGACTCGGCCATGAAATGCACACCGCAGAAAACGATGAACTCGGAGTCGACCTTCGCCGCCTTGCGGGAGAGCTCCAAGGAATCCCCGGTGATGTCGGAGATTTCCACGATGGAATCCGCCTGGTAGTGGTGCCCCAGGATGGTCAAGCGTTTGCCCAAGGCGGCCTTGGCCGCGTAGGCGCGCTCCATGGCTTGTTCTTGGGTCAGAGGTCGGATGGAGTCGAGTTCGATCATGGCGTCCCCCAAGATACCTACCCGATTCCTCCCAGGCGAACTAGAACCAGAGCTTGCGTCCCGTCACGTACATGGCATCGAACTCTTCGTCCGTTTTGGTGAGGTAAATGATTCCTTCCACCAGCCCGATCACACCCATCACCCCGGTACTCGCACCGCAGGTCACCACGCCTCCCAAAACGGAGACCAACAGCATGATGAGGCCTTGGGTCTGGTAACCCAGGATGAACTTGTGGATTCCCAAGGATCCCAGAAGCACCGCGGTAAGCCCGGCGGCGAGCTTCTTGTCGGAGGGACTGGTCGACGGCTTGTTCACCGGAGGTGTCGAAGGCAACCCATTTTCTTCCATCAGATATCTCCTCCGGGAATTCGATTCCCTGAATGTGTTCGAAACGTAGATCCTAGATCCCGCGATAGAGAGGGATGGCCAGATCGTTTGATGCCTGGGCTTTTCGTCCGACCGACGGCGCACTTGGAGGGTGCGGGGGAGGGAGGCGAAAAGACCAGGCGCAATCGAGATGGTGGGCAGCGCGCCCGGTCCTATTGCGGGATCTAGGAAGATCCCTACGCGGTCATCCACCGGGCACTGCGCATGGAAAGCGATCCAAGATCGAATCCTGTCACGGGGAAATCCAACCGATCGGCCGGATCGGAAGCCCCATACGCCCAAAGCCACGGCAGCCAGTGGTCGGGGGAGGGATGGGCCATTTTCCCCTCCGGAGTTTCCAGTGCACCCAACAGCCAGGCCTCGTCCCGGTTTTCCAGCGCCTTGGCCACGTCTTGATCGAATTTCCCGGCCCAACCCGGAGTCTTTGGCGGATGCTCGGAATAGCGCATCATGGCATCGCGCAGGTTGTGCGTGGCGTTGCCGGAAGCCAACACCAACACCCCTTGTTCGCGCCAAGCACCGAGCCGTTTGCCCAGCGCCAGATGTTCCGTTGGAGGAAGCGTCGCATCCAGCGAGATCTGCAACACGGGAACGTTCGCCTTGGGGAACAGATGCACCAGC
This DNA window, taken from Fibrobacterota bacterium, encodes the following:
- a CDS encoding ATP-binding cassette domain-containing protein, producing the protein MAILSFRDVSFRFGGAPLLDSVRFTLEKGERVCLTGRNGTGKSTLMRMVLGEHEPDAGEIIQDSATRIAYLPQEIPDLPGTVSEIVRDGAAHHVQDGDWKIELEAERWIEKAGLPPDMNFSELSGGQKRRVLLARALASEPTLLLLDEPTNHLDIDSIAWMEDVLLSSGVALLFVTHDRAFLRRLSTRILELDRGRMYDWACDWDTFLSRKQAMLEAEEKNWSDFDKKMAQEEVWARKSPKARVARNEGRVRALQKMRDERSARRVRQGAVQMQIAEAERSGRKVLEAKDVSFWWGDRPLLKNIDTIVTRGEKVAILGPNGSGKTTLLRVLLGELAPRSGSIVTGTNLEILYFDQMRSQIDPEATVRDNIAEGRESVTIGGVQRHVVTYLQDFLFSRETAMQKAGSLSGGERNRLLLARLFTRSANVLVLDEPTNDLDMETLDLLESLLVEFDGTVLLVSHDREFLDNVATSVLAIAEDGQVTEHVGGWSDWRREMNQRQAQEAAAQTRKQPAAEIAAPSAQPNPSARKLSYKETRELESLPGLIEKLESEQAALGEAMADPAFYRKPADEIAKTNARLAQLETEIAFAYTRWEELGG
- the nadA gene encoding quinolinate synthase NadA encodes the protein MIELDSIRPLTQEQAMERAYAAKAALGKRLTILGHHYQADSIVEISDITGDSLELSRKAAKVDSEFIVFCGVHFMAESADMLTSPQQKVILPDLAAGCSMADMATHEELESALELLEGDLGLSILPVTYVNSSAAVKRVVGRHGGVVCTSSNAAQVVSWALAQGKVVLFAPDQHLGRNTSFKLGVTLDQMPLWDPRVHDGGAGLEAYRKAKVILWKGHCSVHTRMHKSDVDHWRATDPDRKVLVHPECVFDVVQAADLAGSTSFILNTLAAAPAGSKWAVGTEVNLVQRLAKMHPDKDIVPLSQVQCLCSTMFRIDPWHLCWVLENLQAGVVVNQVAVDSETRHWATVALQRMLDLSA
- a CDS encoding TM2 domain-containing protein, whose amino-acid sequence is MEENGLPSTPPVNKPSTSPSDKKLAAGLTAVLLGSLGIHKFILGYQTQGLIMLLVSVLGGVVTCGASTGVMGVIGLVEGIIYLTKTDEEFDAMYVTGRKLWF
- the ygiD gene encoding 4,5-DOPA dioxygenase extradiol, producing MTFRLPVLSLGHGSPMNAIEDNSWSRSLAAMAPGLAELPIRAVAVVSAHWWTRGTFVQASERPGTIHDFGGFPQELFEVRYEAPGCPAIAGPLASDLGAKATEDWGLDHGAWSVLVHLFPKANVPVLQISLDATLPPTEHLALGKRLGAWREQGVLVLASGNATHNLRDAMMRYSEHPPKTPGWAGKFDQDVAKALENRDEAWLLGALETPEGKMAHPSPDHWLPWLWAYGASDPADRLDFPVTGFDLGSLSMRSARWMTA